One window of the Triticum dicoccoides isolate Atlit2015 ecotype Zavitan chromosome 3B, WEW_v2.0, whole genome shotgun sequence genome contains the following:
- the LOC119280622 gene encoding uncharacterized protein LOC119280622 codes for MAAGTLQIRPKAKSLWLLVRRLLCRGNKLHRPPAGAGDQQGDGCGEKRSLLGRSGSLEELLGPDVAGAVRRSARKDVQVVQHVLLPPERQRQHHADMELVRPEVTTADAPLAVSAVAVQQYRRFMFGGFRRRLMMRRQWRPMLVAIPE; via the coding sequence ATGGCTGCGGGGACGCTGCAGATCAGGCCGAAGGCGAAGAGCCTGTGGCTGCTGGTGCGCCGGCTGCTCTGCCGCGGCAACAAGTTGCACAGACCGCCCGCGGGCGCCGGGGACCAGCAGGGGGACGGCTGCGGGGAGAAGAGGAGCCTCCTCGGCCGGAGCGGCTCCCTGGAGGAGCTCCTGGGGCCGGACGTCGCCGGCGCCGTCCGCCGCAGCGCCAGGAAGGACGTCCAGGTCGTCCAGCACGTGCTGCTGCCGCCTGAGCGGCAACGGCAGCATCACGCGGACATGGAGTTGGTTCGCCCCGAGGTAACCACAGCGGACGCGCCGCTGGCAGTTAGCGCCGTGGCCGTGCAGCAGTACCGGAGGTTCATGTTCGGCGGGTTCCGGCGGCGGCTGATGATGCGGAGGCAGTGGCGGCCGATGCTCGTCGCCATCCCGGAGTGA
- the LOC119280623 gene encoding putative E3 ubiquitin-protein ligase SINA-like 6 — translation MSTHGIESMEAKRMRGEKSATREGAIPLEVLDCAFCFDPLRPPVFQNVEVSPLGIGDILFLPSKGDNMRHLSSQTVLQVILSNFSKMSSCKCRVGHVICSSCHHKLRKKDNCHVCAITGGYNRCIAFDHILESIKVSCSNSIYGCTVKTHYYHQEEHKKSCPHAPCFCPEPGCGFAGSTTQLQRHLTVDHMLPATAFAYGYSFTLHMQEGMRVLHRKEEGGPLFLAKFTLVPPFGNAVSILCIVPHAVTENHRFECDVDFYSRTMGWHQHSNFQIISTNLSNGFPGEEASYTFVVPDISSDPHTTTTRLLIRPPKISCP, via the exons ATGAGCACACACGGGATTGAGAGTATGGAGGCGAAGAGGATGAGGGGGGAGAAGTCCGCCACCAGGGAAGgcgccatccctctagaggtgctaGACTGTGCCTTCTGCTTCGATCCCCTCAGACCTCCCGTCTTTCAG AATGTTGAAGTGAGTCCATTAGGGATAGGAGATATATT ATTTCTCCCTTCTAAGGGCGACAATATGAGGCATTTATCCTCACAAACAGTGTTGCAAGTCATCCTATCCAATTTCTCAAAAATGAGTTCCTGCAAA TGTAGGGTCGGGCATGTGATATGTTCCTCTTGCCATCACAAGCTCCGGAAGAAGGACAATTGCCATGTGTGCGCCATTACCGGAGGCTACAATCGCTGCATCGCCTTCGACCACATCCTCGAGTCTATTAAGGTCTCTTGCTCCAACTCTATCTATGGGTGCACCGTCAAGACACACTACTACCACCAAGAGGAACACAAGAAATCATGTCCGCATGCGCCGTGCTTCTGCCCCGAGCCCGGTTGCGGCTTCGCAGGCTCAACCACCCAACTCCAGCGCCATCTAACTGTCGATCACATGTTGCCCGCCACTGCGTTCGCGTATGGATATTCTTTCACCCTTCATATGCAGGAAGGAATGCGTGTACTCCACAGGAAAGAAGAAGGTGGACCCCTTTTCCTAGCAAAGTTCACGTTGGTGCCGCCTTTCGGCAATGCTGTCTCCATCTTGTGCATTGTTCCTCATGCTGTGACGGAGAATCATAGGTTCGAGTGTGATGTTGATTTCTACAGCCGCACCATGGGATGGCACCAACATTCAAATTTCCAGATCATAAGCACGAATCTCTCCAACGGGTTCCCAGGGGAGGAGGCCAGCTATACATTTGTTGTACCAGATATTTCTTCCGACCCGCacaccaccaccacccgcctccTCATTCGCCCCCCAAAGATATCCTGTCCCTAA